The proteins below come from a single Oryzias latipes chromosome 14, ASM223467v1 genomic window:
- the LOC101158376 gene encoding histone H1 — protein MFEVSWNEPYRFRRSTVSAVWTAGSLLRALVIIVLVSVDFQRFLFENPRGENTSRPRLRKQASGGEGCFSTVLMCDISPASCTQLSLVQLNTDTHADMAEEAPAAAAAPAKAPAKSPKKKKAAARPKKDGLSISKLIVAAVAESKERKGMSLAALKKVLGGKGVDVTKANKRINTAVTKLVTKGSLSQTKGTGASGSFKLAKEPKAVKPDKKVVKKKAPAKAKKPAAKKTAAAKKPAAKKPAAKKSPKKAPAKKAATKKVAPKKSPKKPAAKKAKAAKKPAVKKTAAKKPAAKKAKK, from the coding sequence ATGTTTGAAGTCTCCTGGAACGAACCGTACCGGTTCAGGAGGTCGACTGTGAGCGCAGTTTGGACGGCGGGGAGTCTTCTTCGTGCTCTGGTGATTATTGTGTTGGTCAGTGTTGattttcaaaggtttttgtttgaaaacccTCGCGGAGAAAACACAAGTAGGCCTCGTTTGAGGAAGCAGGCCAGCGGCGGGGAGGGTTGCTTCTCCACGGTTCTCATGTGTGATATAAGTCCCGCCTCCTGCACTCAGCTCTCACTCGTTCAGTTGAACACCGACACGCACGCAGACATGGCAGAGGAAGCTCCAGCAGCAGCCGCAGCGCCGGCGAAAGCCCCGGCCAAGTCCCCGAAGAAGAAGAAGGCCGCTGCCCGCCCCAAGAAGGACGGACTCAGCATCTCCAAGCTCATCGTGGCCGCTGTGGCCGAGTCCAAGGAGCGCAAGGGCATGTCCCTGGCGGCGCTCAAGAAGGTGCTCGGAGGCAAAGGGGTGGACGTGACCAAGGCCAACAAGCGCATCAACACCGCCGTCACCAAGCTGGTCACCAAAGGGTCCCTGAGCCAGACTAAAGGCACCGGAGCTTCCGGGTCTTTCAAGCTCGCCAAGGAACCCAAAGCCGTCAAACCGGACAAAAAGGTGGTGAAGAAGAAGGCTCCCGCCAAAGCCAAGAAACCCGCCGCCAAGAAGACCGCCGCGGCTAAAAAGCCAGCCGCCAAGAAACCCGCCGCTAAGAAGTCCCCGAAAAAAGCCCCGGCTAAGAAGGCAGCGACCAAGAAGGTGGCGCCCAAGAAGAGTCCCAAGAAGCCCGCTGCAAAGAAGGCAAAGGCCGCCAAGAAGCCCGCTGTCAAGAAGACTGCCGCCAAGAAACCCGCGGCCAAGAAGGCAAAGAAGTAG
- the LOC101166976 gene encoding histone H3, producing MARTKQTARKSTGGKAPRKQLATKAARKSAPATGGVKKPHRYRPGTVALREIRRYQKSTELLIRKLPFQRLVREIAQDFKTDLRFQSSAVMALQEASEAYLVGLFEDTNLCAIHAKRVTIMPKDIQLARRIRGERA from the coding sequence ATGGCCAGAACCAAGCAAACTGCCAGAAAATCCACCGGAGGAAAAGCTCCCAGGAAGCAGCTCGCCACCAAAGCTGCCCGCAAGAGCGCACCCGCCACCGGAGGAGTGAAGAAGCCTCATCGTTATAGGCCCGGTACCGTTGCCCTCAGGGAGATCCGGCGTTACCAGAAATCCACCGAGCTGTTGATCCGCAAACTTCCCTTTCAGCGGCTGGTGAGGGAGATCGCTCAGGACTTCAAGACCGACCTGCGCTTCCAGAGCTCTGCTGTCATGGCTCTGCAGGAGGCCAGCGAGGCTTACCTGGTGGGGCTCTTCGAGGACACCAACCTGTGCGCCATCCACGCCAAGAGGGTCACCATCATGCCCAAAGACATCCAGCTGGCCCGCCGCATCCGCGGAGAGAGGGCTTAG